A single Methylobacterium sp. 17Sr1-1 DNA region contains:
- a CDS encoding CmpA/NrtA family ABC transporter substrate-binding protein translates to MRLQLGYVPLTDAAVLVAAVERGFTAEEGLEVDLVAEPSWATLRDRLALGLLDGAHILAPLALACHLGLSGPQARLIAPAALARDGNAVTLSLPLWRALDAASDAVPDVARALARVAEARAGEGRPLTLATVHPFSSHTYQWRRLLALGGSSLSAVRLVVVPPPRTVEALERGLIDGFCVGAPWSSVAVEAGVGRIAALGVAIAPGCPEKVLALPAEMEDRAAPLLRAVRRAARWCGEPGNREALAALLGHPRHLGLDPALILRGLSGSLRLAPGGPVVAVGNYIALGEAELIPDPAALGWLFAEMAAAGQVEAGHVEAGAGPDAAGLYRADLLAAA, encoded by the coding sequence ATGAGGCTGCAGCTCGGCTACGTCCCGCTCACCGACGCCGCGGTGCTGGTCGCCGCGGTGGAGCGCGGCTTCACGGCGGAGGAGGGGCTGGAGGTCGACCTCGTCGCCGAGCCGTCCTGGGCCACCTTGCGCGACCGCCTGGCCCTCGGCCTCCTCGACGGCGCCCACATCCTGGCCCCGCTCGCGCTCGCCTGCCATCTCGGCCTCTCCGGGCCGCAGGCCCGCCTGATCGCGCCCGCGGCGCTCGCCCGCGACGGCAACGCCGTGACCCTGTCGCTGCCGCTCTGGCGGGCACTCGATGCCGCTTCCGACGCCGTGCCCGACGTCGCCCGGGCGCTGGCCCGGGTGGCCGAGGCGCGCGCGGGCGAGGGGCGGCCGCTGACGCTCGCCACCGTCCACCCGTTCTCCAGCCACACCTACCAGTGGCGGCGCCTGCTGGCCCTGGGCGGCAGCTCGCTCTCGGCGGTGCGCCTCGTCGTGGTGCCGCCGCCCCGCACCGTCGAGGCGCTGGAGCGCGGCCTGATCGACGGCTTCTGCGTCGGCGCGCCGTGGAGCAGCGTCGCGGTCGAGGCCGGGGTCGGGCGCATCGCGGCCCTCGGGGTCGCCATCGCCCCGGGCTGCCCGGAGAAGGTGCTGGCGCTGCCGGCCGAGATGGAGGATCGGGCGGCGCCGCTCCTGCGCGCGGTGAGGCGGGCGGCGCGCTGGTGCGGCGAGCCGGGAAACCGCGAGGCGCTGGCCGCGCTCCTCGGGCATCCGCGCCATCTCGGGCTCGATCCGGCGCTGATCCTGCGCGGGCTGTCCGGATCGCTGCGGCTCGCGCCGGGCGGCCCGGTGGTCGCCGTCGGGAATTACATCGCCCTCGGCGAGGCGGAGCTGATCCCCGATCCGGCCGCCCTCGGCTGGCTGTTCGCCGAGATGGCGGCGGCGGGGCAGGTCGAGGCGGGGCATGTCGAGGCGGGCGCGGGGCCGGACGCCGCGGGATTGTATCGGGCCGATCTGCTGGCGGCGGCGTGA
- the chrA gene encoding chromate efflux transporter, translating to MTTLEPATLDRAPPRPVTLAESLPVWLRVAALSFGGPAGQIAVMHRVLVEERRWISENRFLHALNFCTLLPGPEAQQLATYVGWLMHGPRGGLLAGGLFVLPGLLAIMALSWIYVLYGEAGPVAGLFFGLKAAVLAIVLQAVIRIGKRALKGPVMVGLAAMAFVAIFLLDVPFPLIVLAAGIVGCLGGRAGLPQFRAGGHGAGGKTVEGPFLLDDHELPRERAAAGHTLRMLLVWGAIWLVPVAAILLALGSDNVFSQVAVFFSKMAMVTFGGAYAVLSYVAQQAVEHYAWLKPGEMLDGLGMAETTPGPLIMVTQFVGFLAAYRAPGALPPLLAGTLGGLLTTWVTFAPCFLWIFVGAPYVERLRGHRALAGALSAITAAVVGVILNLAVWFALHTLFRELHPAAVGPVRLDVPVLSSVDPYALALALAATVAVFRFRVGMIPVLGACAAAGVGLRLAGLI from the coding sequence GTGACGACCCTTGAGCCCGCGACGCTTGACCGGGCGCCGCCCCGGCCCGTCACCCTGGCAGAAAGCCTGCCGGTCTGGCTGCGGGTCGCCGCCCTGTCCTTCGGCGGGCCGGCCGGGCAGATCGCGGTGATGCACCGGGTGCTGGTCGAGGAGAGGCGCTGGATCTCCGAGAACCGCTTCCTGCACGCGCTCAACTTCTGCACCCTGCTGCCCGGGCCGGAGGCGCAGCAGCTCGCGACCTATGTCGGCTGGCTGATGCACGGGCCCCGCGGCGGCCTCCTCGCCGGCGGGCTGTTCGTGCTGCCGGGGCTCCTCGCCATCATGGCCCTGAGCTGGATCTACGTCCTCTACGGCGAGGCCGGCCCGGTCGCCGGCCTGTTCTTCGGCCTCAAGGCCGCGGTGCTGGCGATCGTGCTCCAGGCCGTGATCCGCATCGGCAAGCGGGCGCTGAAAGGGCCCGTGATGGTCGGGCTCGCGGCCATGGCGTTCGTGGCGATCTTCCTCCTCGACGTGCCCTTCCCGCTGATCGTGCTGGCCGCCGGCATCGTCGGCTGTCTCGGCGGGCGGGCCGGCCTGCCGCAGTTCAGGGCCGGCGGGCACGGGGCCGGGGGCAAGACCGTCGAGGGCCCGTTCCTGCTCGACGACCACGAGCTTCCCCGGGAGCGGGCTGCCGCCGGTCACACCCTGCGGATGCTGCTCGTCTGGGGTGCGATCTGGCTGGTGCCGGTCGCCGCCATCCTGCTCGCCCTCGGCTCGGATAACGTCTTTTCCCAGGTCGCGGTGTTCTTCTCGAAGATGGCGATGGTGACCTTCGGCGGCGCCTACGCGGTGCTCTCCTACGTCGCCCAGCAGGCGGTCGAGCATTACGCCTGGCTCAAGCCCGGCGAGATGCTGGACGGCCTCGGCATGGCCGAGACCACGCCGGGGCCCCTCATCATGGTCACGCAGTTCGTCGGCTTCCTCGCCGCCTACCGGGCGCCGGGCGCGCTGCCGCCGCTCCTCGCCGGCACGCTCGGCGGGTTGCTCACGACCTGGGTCACCTTCGCACCCTGCTTCCTCTGGATCTTCGTCGGCGCGCCTTACGTCGAGCGCCTGCGCGGCCACCGTGCGCTCGCCGGCGCACTCTCGGCGATCACCGCGGCGGTCGTGGGGGTGATCCTCAACCTGGCGGTCTGGTTCGCCCTCCACACGCTGTTTCGCGAGTTGCACCCGGCGGCGGTCGGGCCGGTGCGGCTCGACGTGCCGGTGCTCTCCAGCGTCGATCCCTACGCGCTGGCCCTGGCGCTGGCGGCGACCGTGGCGGTGTTCCGGTTCAGGGTCGGGATGATCCCGGTGCTGGGGGCTTGCGCGGCGGCTGGAGTGGGCTTGCGGCTGGCGGGGCTGATCTGA
- the ruvB gene encoding Holliday junction branch migration DNA helicase RuvB — MSKPKSLLTPERREDDADASIRPLSLADFTGQRAARANLQVFIDAAKKTGQALDHVLFVGPPGLGKTTLAQIVARELGVNFRSTSGPVIAKAGDLAAQLTNLEERDVLFIDEIHRLNPAVEEILYPAMEDYQLDLIIGEGPAARSVKIELPKFTLVAATTRAGLLTTPLRDRFGIPIRLEFYDIDELELIVSRGARVLGIGMAPDGANEIAKRARGTPRIAGRLLRRVRDFAIVEDAPTITRAIADRALRLLDVDPAGLDTMDRKYLNIIAHSFNGGPVGVETIAAALSEPRDAIEEIIEPYLIQKGFVQRTPRGRVLTAHAFRHLGLPEPNRDPTVQFGLFPGDEDA, encoded by the coding sequence TTGAGCAAGCCCAAATCCCTCCTCACCCCCGAGCGCCGCGAGGACGATGCCGACGCCTCGATCCGGCCGCTCAGCCTCGCCGACTTCACCGGGCAGCGCGCCGCCCGCGCCAATCTCCAGGTGTTCATCGACGCGGCGAAGAAGACCGGACAGGCCCTCGACCACGTGCTGTTCGTCGGCCCCCCCGGCCTCGGCAAGACCACGCTGGCGCAGATCGTCGCCCGCGAGCTCGGGGTGAACTTCCGCTCGACCTCCGGCCCGGTGATCGCCAAGGCCGGGGACCTGGCGGCGCAGCTCACCAACCTCGAAGAGCGCGACGTCCTGTTCATCGACGAGATCCACCGCCTCAACCCGGCGGTGGAGGAGATCCTCTATCCGGCGATGGAGGATTACCAGCTCGACCTGATCATCGGCGAGGGGCCGGCCGCCCGCTCGGTGAAGATCGAATTGCCGAAATTCACGCTGGTGGCCGCCACCACCCGGGCGGGCCTGCTGACGACGCCGTTGCGCGACCGCTTCGGCATCCCGATCCGGCTCGAATTCTACGACATCGACGAGCTCGAGCTCATCGTCAGCCGCGGCGCACGGGTGCTCGGCATCGGCATGGCGCCGGACGGGGCCAACGAGATCGCCAAGCGCGCGCGCGGCACGCCGCGCATCGCCGGGCGGCTGCTGCGGCGGGTGCGCGACTTCGCCATCGTGGAGGACGCCCCCACCATCACCCGCGCCATCGCCGACCGGGCCCTGCGGCTCCTCGACGTCGATCCCGCCGGCCTCGACACGATGGACCGCAAGTACCTCAACATCATCGCCCACTCGTTCAACGGCGGACCGGTGGGTGTCGAGACGATCGCGGCGGCGCTCTCCGAGCCGCGCGACGCGATCGAGGAGATCATCGAGCCCTACCTGATCCAGAAGGGCTTCGTGCAGCGCACCCCGCGCGGCCGGGTGCTCACCGCCCACGCCTTCCGCCATCTCGGCCTGCCGGAGCCGAACCGCGATCCCACGGTGCAGTTCGGGCTGTTTCCCGGTGACGAGGATGCGTGA
- a CDS encoding metallophosphoesterase: MREEGRGYRLFTRRRVLQGAGAVALSGVSTGAYATGIEPFRQVATRYAIQPNPAAPWPAGLRLRIAALTDIHACDPWMSLERIAGIVAATNALQADLVVLVGDFMVGQRYVTRVIPAVEWAPVLAGLTAPLGVYAVLGNHDWWEDPEALRRGAGPTAAGTALTQVGIRVLSNEAVPLATRAGPVWLAGLEDQLALLPARRRTGRGRVGLHDLPATLAAVPDGAPMILLAHEPDIFAEVPARVALTLSGHTHGGQVRLFGWSPVVNSRYPGRYVYGHVREASDLVISGGLGLSVAPIRLGVPPEIVVVELGTGAVA, from the coding sequence ATGCGTGAGGAGGGGAGGGGGTACCGCCTGTTCACCCGCCGCCGGGTGCTCCAGGGGGCGGGCGCCGTCGCGCTGTCCGGCGTCAGCACCGGCGCCTACGCCACCGGGATCGAGCCGTTCCGGCAGGTCGCGACGCGCTACGCGATCCAGCCGAACCCCGCCGCGCCCTGGCCGGCGGGATTGCGCCTTCGCATCGCCGCGCTCACCGACATCCATGCCTGCGATCCCTGGATGAGCCTGGAGCGCATCGCCGGCATCGTCGCCGCCACCAACGCGCTCCAGGCCGACCTCGTGGTGCTGGTCGGCGACTTCATGGTGGGCCAGCGCTACGTCACCCGCGTCATTCCGGCGGTCGAATGGGCACCGGTCCTCGCCGGCCTGACGGCGCCCCTCGGGGTCTACGCGGTGCTCGGCAATCACGATTGGTGGGAGGATCCGGAGGCCCTGCGCCGCGGCGCCGGCCCGACCGCCGCCGGCACGGCGCTGACGCAGGTCGGCATCCGGGTCCTGTCGAACGAGGCGGTGCCGCTCGCGACCCGGGCCGGGCCGGTCTGGCTCGCCGGGCTCGAGGACCAGCTCGCCCTGCTGCCGGCCCGGCGCCGCACCGGTCGCGGACGGGTCGGCCTGCACGACCTGCCCGCCACCCTGGCGGCGGTGCCCGACGGCGCGCCGATGATCCTGCTCGCGCACGAGCCCGACATCTTCGCCGAGGTGCCGGCGCGGGTCGCCCTGACCCTGTCGGGCCACACCCATGGCGGGCAGGTGCGGCTCTTCGGCTGGTCGCCGGTGGTAAATTCGCGCTATCCCGGCCGCTACGTCTACGGCCATGTCCGGGAGGCGAGCGACCTCGTGATCTCCGGCGGCCTGGGCCTGAGCGTCGCGCCGATCCGCCTCGGCGTGCCGCCGGAGATCGTGGTGGTGGAGCTGGGGACGGGGGCGGTGGCGTAA
- the ybgC gene encoding tol-pal system-associated acyl-CoA thioesterase, translating into MPPDAHALPVRVYYEDTDFSGFVYHASYLRFMERGRTELLRGLAGDQSDLHREADGLVFVVRRMTLDYLKPARMDDALTVLTATRELRGASMHLDQEVRRGDETLVRADVVVACVREGRAVRLPEALRRTLTRR; encoded by the coding sequence ATGCCCCCGGACGCCCACGCCCTTCCGGTGCGCGTCTACTACGAGGACACGGATTTCTCCGGCTTCGTCTACCACGCGAGCTACCTGCGCTTCATGGAGCGGGGCCGGACCGAGCTCCTGCGCGGGCTCGCCGGCGACCAGTCCGACCTGCACCGGGAAGCGGACGGGCTCGTCTTCGTGGTGCGGCGCATGACTCTCGACTACCTCAAGCCCGCCCGCATGGACGACGCCCTGACGGTGCTCACCGCGACGCGCGAATTGCGCGGCGCCTCGATGCATCTCGACCAGGAGGTGCGCCGCGGCGACGAGACCCTGGTGCGGGCGGACGTCGTCGTGGCCTGCGTGCGCGAGGGCCGCGCCGTGCGCCTGCCGGAGGCCCTGCGCCGGACGCTCACGCGGCGTTGA
- the tolQ gene encoding protein TolQ, translating to MNPADAAQAMPVAEITMFGLFWQAHFVVKVVMLGLLGSSIWCWSIIIDKTLLFRRTKAEMDAFEEEFWSGRPLEELFRAYNDKPATGLAALFVAAMREWRRSYEGSGRSIRSLGQRIDKVLDVTIQREVERLESRLLFLASIGSAGPYIGLFGTVFGIMTAFTSIAASKNTSLAVVAPGIAEALFATAIGLFAAIPAVLAYNKLQASVAKSQGRLEGFADEFSAILSRQIDERMALAA from the coding sequence ATGAATCCCGCCGATGCCGCCCAGGCGATGCCCGTGGCCGAGATCACGATGTTCGGCCTGTTCTGGCAGGCCCACTTCGTCGTCAAGGTGGTGATGCTCGGCCTGCTCGGTTCCTCGATCTGGTGCTGGTCGATCATCATCGACAAGACCCTGCTCTTCCGCCGCACCAAGGCGGAGATGGACGCGTTCGAGGAGGAGTTCTGGTCCGGCCGGCCGCTGGAGGAGCTCTTCCGCGCCTACAACGACAAGCCGGCGACCGGGCTCGCCGCCCTGTTCGTCGCCGCGATGCGGGAGTGGCGCCGCTCCTACGAGGGCTCCGGCCGCTCGATCCGCAGCCTCGGCCAGCGCATCGACAAGGTGCTCGACGTGACGATCCAGCGCGAGGTCGAGCGCCTCGAATCGCGCCTCCTGTTCCTCGCCTCGATCGGCTCGGCCGGACCGTATATCGGCCTGTTCGGCACGGTCTTCGGCATCATGACCGCCTTCACGTCGATCGCCGCCTCGAAGAACACCTCGCTCGCGGTCGTGGCGCCCGGCATCGCCGAGGCCCTGTTCGCCACCGCCATCGGGTTGTTCGCGGCGATCCCCGCGGTGCTCGCCTACAACAAGCTCCAGGCCTCGGTGGCCAAGTCCCAGGGGCGCCTCGAAGGCTTCGCCGACGAGTTCTCGGCGATCCTGTCGCGCCAGATCGACGAGCGCATGGCGCTCGCGGCCTGA
- the tolR gene encoding protein TolR produces the protein MGMASGAAQGGGRRRRGRRGGGAINEINMTPFIDVVLVLLIIFMVAAPMMTVGVPLDLPQTKAAPLNQDSKPITLSIRQTGQVFLGEDELTDDAIVARISATAKDGFEERVFVRGDKRVDYGRVAQVMAIVTSGGFKKVALVTEPDQR, from the coding sequence ATGGGCATGGCCTCCGGAGCGGCACAGGGCGGCGGGCGCCGTCGGCGCGGCCGGCGGGGCGGCGGCGCGATCAACGAGATCAACATGACGCCGTTCATCGACGTCGTGCTGGTGCTGCTGATCATCTTCATGGTCGCCGCGCCGATGATGACCGTCGGCGTGCCGCTCGACCTGCCGCAGACCAAGGCCGCCCCGCTCAACCAGGATTCGAAGCCGATCACCCTCTCGATCCGCCAGACCGGCCAGGTCTTCCTCGGCGAGGACGAGCTCACCGACGACGCGATCGTCGCCAGGATCTCGGCCACCGCCAAGGACGGTTTCGAGGAGCGGGTGTTCGTGCGCGGCGACAAGCGGGTCGATTACGGCCGCGTCGCCCAGGTGATGGCGATCGTGACGAGCGGCGGCTTCAAGAAGGTCGCCCTCGTGACCGAGCCCGACCAGCGGTAG
- the tolA gene encoding cell envelope integrity protein TolA has product MVFPFDRSEPGVWVSAGAHVVLIGLALFAAASHVLPQAEEGVPVEVITENQFSELTKGQRDGEAPAKSPRADRVADKQQENDPGEAKSDVPTPPTRPPEMKVANAEEMPVPPLRPALEQPEPAPLPPARPDTAKADAERAAAAAAAAAAKAKADAEARAEAKAEAEREAKEAAKEAAKEAAREAAKEAAKAAAKAAAAKEAAKEAAKAAAEKAAAEKAEAEAIRREELAEAKAAAEKAAAEKAAAKAKADAKAKAEAKAEAEAEAKAQAEAKARAEAKAQAEAKARAEAKAEAKAQAEAKAQAEAKARAEAKARAEAKAEAEAKAEAEAEAKAQAKADAEAKAHAAAEAKAKAEAAAKAKAVADARAKAAAEAKARHQAELAAKFNSGAIRDVLAAHGPSHATGATGREVQRTAALGAATGTSQRLNPSQRDALVGLLQQQIERCYSAPPGAAQGIVLPQLDIRLNPDGSLTTDPRILRAGGSAVDRSIAEAAVRAVRRCAPFRIPSQYAPFYNDWRVINAEFELPRA; this is encoded by the coding sequence GTGGTGTTTCCCTTCGACAGGTCCGAACCCGGCGTCTGGGTCTCGGCCGGCGCGCACGTGGTGTTGATCGGGTTGGCGCTCTTCGCCGCCGCCTCGCACGTGCTGCCGCAGGCCGAGGAGGGCGTGCCGGTCGAGGTCATCACCGAGAACCAGTTTTCGGAGCTGACCAAGGGCCAGCGCGACGGCGAGGCCCCGGCCAAGAGCCCGCGCGCCGACCGGGTCGCCGACAAGCAGCAGGAGAACGATCCCGGCGAGGCCAAGTCCGACGTGCCGACGCCGCCGACGCGTCCGCCCGAGATGAAGGTCGCCAACGCCGAGGAGATGCCGGTGCCGCCGCTGCGCCCGGCCCTCGAGCAGCCCGAGCCCGCCCCGCTCCCGCCCGCGCGCCCCGACACCGCCAAGGCCGACGCCGAGAGGGCTGCCGCCGCGGCCGCCGCTGCGGCCGCGAAGGCCAAGGCGGACGCCGAGGCGCGCGCCGAAGCCAAGGCCGAGGCGGAGCGCGAGGCCAAGGAGGCGGCCAAGGAGGCCGCGAAGGAAGCCGCGCGCGAGGCGGCCAAGGAGGCTGCGAAGGCTGCCGCCAAGGCCGCCGCGGCCAAGGAAGCCGCCAAGGAAGCCGCCAAGGCTGCTGCTGAGAAGGCCGCCGCCGAGAAGGCCGAGGCCGAGGCGATCCGGCGCGAGGAACTGGCCGAGGCCAAGGCCGCCGCCGAGAAGGCGGCTGCCGAGAAGGCCGCCGCGAAGGCGAAGGCCGACGCCAAGGCGAAGGCCGAGGCCAAGGCGGAAGCGGAGGCTGAAGCGAAGGCCCAAGCCGAAGCGAAGGCCCGGGCGGAAGCCAAGGCTCAGGCTGAGGCGAAGGCGCGGGCGGAAGCGAAAGCCGAGGCCAAGGCTCAAGCCGAGGCGAAGGCGCAGGCCGAGGCCAAGGCCCGGGCCGAAGCGAAGGCCCGTGCCGAGGCGAAGGCCGAGGCGGAAGCCAAGGCCGAGGCCGAAGCCGAGGCGAAAGCGCAGGCCAAGGCTGACGCCGAAGCCAAGGCCCATGCCGCTGCGGAAGCGAAGGCGAAGGCCGAGGCCGCCGCCAAGGCCAAGGCCGTGGCGGACGCGAGGGCCAAGGCCGCCGCGGAAGCCAAGGCGCGGCACCAGGCCGAACTCGCCGCCAAGTTCAATTCGGGCGCGATCCGCGACGTGCTGGCGGCGCACGGGCCGTCGCACGCCACCGGCGCCACAGGCCGCGAGGTGCAGCGCACGGCGGCCCTCGGCGCGGCCACCGGCACGTCGCAGCGCCTCAACCCGAGCCAGCGCGACGCCCTGGTCGGCCTGCTGCAGCAGCAGATCGAGCGCTGCTACTCGGCGCCCCCCGGCGCCGCGCAAGGGATCGTGCTGCCGCAGCTCGACATCCGCCTGAACCCCGACGGCTCCCTCACCACCGATCCGCGCATCCTGCGCGCCGGCGGCAGCGCGGTCGACCGCTCGATCGCCGAGGCCGCGGTGCGGGCGGTGCGACGCTGCGCGCCCTTCCGCATCCCGTCCCAGTACGCCCCGTTCTACAACGACTGGCGGGTCATCAACGCGGAGTTCGAGCTGCCGCGGGCCTGA
- the tolB gene encoding Tol-Pal system beta propeller repeat protein TolB, whose protein sequence is MHSPSRLRHALAALLWLCLAAGLVSGFSAPAQAQLNLRIGPGGAFQPMPIAIADFSGDSSLGPTLSGIVTNNLKRSGYFTPVEKARFPENPNFDAAPNFAAWKDTGVQGLVTGRVTRDGSGRLKAEFRLWDVLSGQQMIGQQYAGDGANARRMGHLISDAVYTKITGIGGFFDTRVAFVDESGSKEHRRKRLAIMDQDGANVRYLTSGEASVVAPRYSPSTQDITYMSQVTGQQPRVQVINLSTGSRQVIPTNAEMSTSPRFSPDGRRLVMSDQDGGNASIYVMDLASKAQTRITNANAIDTSPSFSPDGREIVFESDRGGQQQIYVMGADGSNPRRLSFGDGSASQPAWSPRGDYIAFTRQRKGSFSICIMKPDGSGERVLTEGFHNEGPTWAPNGQYVMFFRDPGGQAGGKLYMVDITGKVEQPVPTPSYASDPTWSPLIDAQK, encoded by the coding sequence ATGCACTCCCCCTCGCGATTGCGTCACGCGCTCGCCGCGCTCCTGTGGCTGTGCCTCGCCGCCGGCCTCGTTTCGGGCTTCTCCGCCCCCGCGCAGGCGCAGCTCAACCTGCGCATCGGCCCCGGCGGCGCCTTCCAGCCGATGCCGATCGCCATCGCCGACTTCTCCGGCGATTCCAGCCTCGGCCCCACCCTGTCGGGCATCGTGACCAACAACCTGAAGCGCTCGGGCTATTTCACGCCGGTCGAGAAGGCGCGCTTCCCCGAGAATCCGAACTTCGACGCCGCGCCCAACTTCGCCGCCTGGAAGGACACCGGCGTGCAGGGCCTCGTCACCGGCCGGGTCACCCGCGACGGGTCGGGCCGGCTCAAGGCCGAGTTCCGCCTGTGGGACGTCCTGTCGGGCCAGCAGATGATCGGCCAGCAATACGCGGGTGACGGCGCCAATGCGCGCCGCATGGGCCACCTGATCTCGGACGCGGTCTACACCAAGATCACCGGGATCGGCGGCTTCTTCGACACCCGCGTCGCCTTCGTCGACGAATCCGGCTCGAAGGAGCACCGCCGCAAGCGTCTCGCCATCATGGACCAGGACGGCGCCAACGTGCGGTATCTCACGAGCGGCGAGGCCTCGGTGGTGGCACCGCGCTACTCGCCCTCGACCCAGGACATCACCTACATGTCCCAGGTCACCGGCCAGCAGCCGCGCGTCCAGGTGATCAACCTCTCGACCGGCTCCCGCCAGGTGATCCCGACCAACGCCGAGATGAGCACCAGCCCGCGCTTCTCGCCGGACGGGCGCCGCCTGGTGATGAGCGACCAGGACGGCGGCAATGCCAGCATCTACGTGATGGACCTCGCCTCCAAGGCGCAGACCCGGATCACCAACGCCAACGCCATCGACACCTCGCCGTCCTTCTCGCCGGACGGGCGCGAGATCGTGTTCGAATCCGACCGCGGCGGCCAGCAGCAGATCTACGTCATGGGCGCCGACGGCTCGAACCCGCGCCGCCTGTCCTTCGGCGACGGCTCGGCCTCGCAGCCGGCCTGGTCGCCGCGGGGCGACTACATCGCCTTCACCCGCCAGCGGAAGGGCTCGTTCTCGATCTGCATCATGAAGCCCGATGGCAGCGGCGAGCGGGTGCTCACCGAAGGCTTCCACAACGAGGGCCCGACCTGGGCGCCGAACGGCCAGTACGTGATGTTCTTCCGCGACCCCGGCGGCCAGGCCGGCGGCAAGCTCTACATGGTCGACATCACCGGCAAGGTCGAGCAGCCGGTCCCGACCCCGTCCTACGCGTCCGACCCGACCTGGTCGCCGCTGATCGACGCGCAGAAGTGA